The genomic window TGAACATCGCGCCCCAGCAGGGACCAGTTTACCGGCTTGGTTTTGTACTGGGTTGCGCCCGCTTCAAAGCCGTCGTCAATGGATTGCCGGTCGTCAGAGCCGGTAACAATCATGATGGGGACGCTTTCCCCCTGGGGCATAGCGCGGATCCGCTGGCACACTTCCAGGCCCGTCATGCCGGGCATTTCTACATCGAGAAACACCAGGTCCGGGCGCTCGCGGACAAAAGCTTCCAGTGCTTCGTGACCGTCCGCGGCTTCAATCACAATCATGCCCTCAGACTCAAGGCATTGACGGCTCAGCAAACGTACGTTCATGTCGTCGTCAGCGACAAGAATCGTAGCACGTTGCCCCGGCTGGGAAACCTCGTTGGACATAACTTAGAGTCGTTACAGAAGATAAGAAAGGCTATCATTGTGCCGTGCCAATGCCCAGCATTCCCTGCGCAAAGACACGATGGCTATCTTGGCATTGGCTCGGCGCTAACTCGGCTCTGTGCTACCATTTTTTGGATTAGTATCCCCATAGGTTCAGCATGACTATCGCCTCCGATCGTCTGCAAGCGATTCGCGAGCAGGTCCAACATCACCTCGACAAAGATGCGGCTAAGCAACTGTCGCCCGATGAGCAGCGCGTGCTCGTTGCCAGAATCAAGGAGCAGCTTGCGGCACACAATGCCGTGATAGTGGCTCACTATTACACGGCGCCCGAGATTCAGGCGCTGGCGGAAGAGACCGGCGGCTGCGTGTCGGACTCCCTGGAAATGGCGCGTTTTGGCCATGACCACCCGGCAGAGACGCTTATCGTCGCGGGTGTCCGTTTTATGGGGGAGACTGCCAAGATTCTTACTCCGGACAAGCGGGTGCTCATGCCTACGCTGGAGGCTACCTGTTCCCTTGATCTTGGCTGTCCTGCGGACGAATTCTCGGCATTTTGTGACCAGTATCCGGATCGCCAGGTCGTGGTGTATGCCAATACCTCAGCGGCTGTCAAGGCGCGAGCCGACTGGGTGGTGACCTCGAGCATAGCGCTGGATGTAGCCGAGCATCTGTCGGCGAAGGGCGAGAAGATCCTTTGGGCTCCCGATAAACACCTGGGAGGCTACGTGCGTCGGGAGACCGGCGCAGACGTCGTGATGTGGGACGGCGCCTGCATAGTGCATGAGGAGTTCAAGGCTCGGGCCCTGGTAGATCTCAAGCGTGTCTATCCCGATGCCGCGGTATTGGTGCACCCGGAGTCGCCCCAAAGCGTCGTGGAGCTTGCGGACCGCGTCGGCTCCACGACGCAGATCATCAATGCAGCAAAAGAGATGGATAATCAGCAATTCATCGTGGCTACCGATCAGGGGATTTTCTACAAGCTTCAGCAGGAGGCGCCCGATAAGCAGTTTATTATCGCGCCCACTGCGGGTAACGGAGCAACCTGTCGCAGCTGCGCGAACTGCCCCTGGATGGCCATGAATGAGCTAGAATCTCTTGCCAGCGTTTTTGATCGTCAGGATAACGAGATCTTCGTCGATGCCGCTCTGGGAGAGCGGGCGATGGTCCCGCTGCGACGCATGCTCGAGTTCTCCGCCAGCCGGGCTGCGTCGCGACGTTAAAAGGCTACCGGTCTTCTCGTCGTTTCGTCGTTTCGTCGTTTCGTCGTTTCGTCGATCTGGCGGCAGCGGCGCTTTCAGCCGTGACCGCAGCTCTCACTGCTCGCTGCCATGCTGGAAAGTAGAGGCGAGTCTTTCCTTCAGGACTCCAGCATCGCTTTCATTTCGGTCACATCATTGATGCGCTGATTGATCTTGGCGCTCGTGGTGTAATCGTTGCGCACAAGATCCAGGGCGTAACGAAGCTGTTTTTCTGCCTGATCAAGAATGCCGTTGAGGATAAAGTATTCCGCCCGCGCCTGATGCAGGCCGATGATGTTGCCAGACAAGCCCTGAACCTCCGCGAGAAGATACCAGAGGTAAGGGTCATTGCCCTTGCGCTTGCTTTGTTCCAGCAGCACCTCTTCGGCCACGTGGGCCTGCTGGTCCTGCATCAGCGCCTCCGCATAAGTCATCGTCAGCGCATGGTTGTGCGGATTTAACTTCAGGCGGTCGGCGAGCTTTTTCGCGGCGCGGTGGGGCTCGTTTTTCGCCATGTCGATGCGCGCATCGGCGATCACGTATTCAAGTCTGTCCGGCTCCGCCGCCCACAGGGAGTCGAGCTCCAGGGCCGCCTCATCGCCGCGCCCAGCATCCGTTAGTGCAAGTACCAGTCCATAACGCGCGGCGGCGGTGGAGCGGGGAGAGCCGTCGAGCTCTTTTCGGAACTTGGCGGCAGCCTCTTCCGGCGTGTCCGAGAGCTGGTTGAGCACGCGGGCGCGCATGAGCTGATAGTCGAGCTTCGCCGGGCGGATCTGCTTGGGGTACTGGCGGGCGCGATTGCGGGTATCGGCAATACGGTTCTCCGACAACGGATGGGTACGCAGGAATTCGGGGATTCGGCTGCCCGTCGCATAGCGCGAGGCCTGCATCATGCGGTCGAACATTGAGGACGCCGCGTGGGGATCCATTCCTGCGTTAACGATGGTCTGCATGGCAACGCGGTCTGCCTCTGCTTCGTTGCTGCGGGAATAGCGCAGTGCCGAGTCCTGAGCCGCAGCCTGGGCCGCAGCCAGGGCCGCCATGCCCGCGTCGCCCCCGGCCGTGGCCATCAGCACGAATCCCGCAAGCATCGCCGCCAGGGTCAATGGCTGCTGGGTTTTGGCAAACTCCACCCGTCGGGAAAAGTGTCGTTGACTCAGGTGGGCGATTTCGTGGGCAATGACCGTGGCCAGCTCATCTTCCGTTTGGGCATGGAGGAGCAGCCCGTTGTGAATCCCTATGACGCCACCGGGGACTGCAAAAGCATTGATCGCGGGGTTGTCCACCACCACCAGCTCAAGGCGTCGATCTTCCAGTTCACTTTCTGCTGCGAGTTTAAAAATCAGATCTTCGAGATAGCTGAACAGCAGCGGGTCGTTGACCGTTGCCGCCTGACTGCGGAACACCCGCAACCAGGCGCGACCCAACTGGTACTCATACTCCGCAGAAAACAGGCTTGTGCTTGATTCGCCCAGATTGGGAATCTTCAGTTTTTCCGTGCGTTGGGCTTGGGAGGGCGTCGTGACGCACAGCAGCAGGACCGACATCAGGGTGATAAGCAGTCGGTTCCAAAAGCGCGGCGCCAGGAGGCTGCGAACTGGTTTGGTGGCGATCATCAGCATGCAGTATTCTACGTGAGTCGGGTGGTCATCGATTTGCCGCGGGTGAATTAATCCTTTGGATGGCAATCGGGCGTAGAAGTTCTCCCGATAGCGCGCCGTTGTTAAAGAGAAGCGCCGACACATGTCTTTCCACGGGCCAGCAGTTTCACGACAGGTTTTACTTCAAATTCTACGATAAGGATGGCGACGTTGAGCAGTGAGCAAGCATCTCACGGGGGAATAGGTCATGATGCGGACGCCCGGGTCGACGCCCGGGGCCTTCGCTGTCCCATGCCCTTACTGATGGCGAAGCGGGGTCTGAATGCACTGGAAGTCGGGCAAACACTACATTTGCTATCCACCGATGCCGGCTCCCGCCGTGATTTTGAGGTGTTTGCCAGGCAAAGTGGTCACGAGATAGTCCAAACCCTGGATGTGGATGATGAGTTTCACTTTGTACTGCGCAAGAGCTAAAAATGCTTGAGATTTTACAGAAATGGTATGAGCGCTACCTCTTTGAAGAGGAGTCGGTGCTCCTGTTGGTGCTTATACTGCTGTCTCTGGTGCTGTTGGCCACCATCGGGGACATTCTTGCACCGCTTCTGGCTTCCATCGTCCTCGCCTACCTCGTACAGGGCGTTGTGAATCTTCTCTGCCGTTTGGGGTTACCACCCTGGCTGGGGTTCTTTATCGCATTTACGGCTTTTATGGGGGCTTTTTTTGCCGTGCTCCTTGGACTGCTACCTCTGGTCTGGCGCCAGTCCATCGGGCTGATCACTGAAATTCCGCGCATGATCGATCAGGGCCGGGATCTTTTGGAGGTGCTTCCCGGAAGGTACCCCGACGTGTTCAGTCAGACGCAGATCGACCAGCTGCTGGCCGGGGTGCAGGGCGAGATTGCTGGCCTGGGTCAAAAAGTCGTGACCGTGACCCTGGCGCGCATTCCCGGATTTATGACTTTGTTGGTCTACGTCGTTCTCGTACCCATCATCGTGTTTTTCCTTTTGAAGGACAGGACTCAGATTACCCGGTGGGTGACGTCCTTTCTGCCCGAGCGCCGACCACTCCTCAGCCGGATCTGGGCGGAGATGAACGTGCAGTTTTCGAATTACGCCCGAGGCAAGATGGTGGAAATCATCATTGTGGGTGCCGCCAGCTATGTCAGTTTTACGGGACTCGGGCTTCGCTATGCGGCGCTTTTGGGATTGCTCGTGGGCTTATCGGTCATCATTCCCTACATCGGCGCATTTCTCATCACGGTCCCTGTGGCAGCGGTGGCGCTGTTTCAGTGGGGACTGACACCGGAATTTTATTGGGTGTTGGCGGTCTATCTTGTTATACAAATATTAGACGGCAACGTCCTGGTGCCCTTATTGTTTTCTGAAGCCGTTAACCTTCACCCCGTCGCGATTATCGTAGCGGTACTGTTTTTTGGTGGAATCTGGGGCTTGTGGGGTGTGTTCTTCGCGATCCCCCTCGCAACCCTGATAAAGGCTGTGATTAACGCCTGGCCCAAGCGCGAAACCGTCACCGCTACTCAATCTCTATCTGACTCCGCGGAGTAACACTATGCAAATCCGTATCACCGCCCGACGCGCGGTGCAGGCAAGTCTGTATGCGCTGTTTGGCCTTCTTGTCGCTTGCGCAAATCCAGACATGGCGTCCCCATCGGCAAAAAAACCGGCCCCCGACGCACCGGTGCAAAGTCCCAATGATCGTTTTGCCTACCGCTTGATAACGCTGGATAACGGGCTGAAGATCCTGCTCATTTCGAATCCCGACACCCCGAAAGCGGCGGCCTCCCTGGATGTGCAGGTGGGCAGCGGCGACAACCCCGATGGTCGGGGTGGGTTGGCGCATTTTCTGGAGCACATGCTCTTTTTGGGCACGGAAAAGTACCCCGATGCGGCCGAGTACGTGCAGTTTGTGACGGAGCACGGGGGCAGCCGAAATGCCTACACCAGCTTTGAGCACACCAACTACTTCTTTGACATCGATGCCGATCACCTGCCCGGGGCCCTGGATCGCTTTGCCCAGTTCTTTATCTCGCCAAGTTTTGACACCGCCTACGTGGATCGTGAGCGAAACGCCGTCCAGGCCGAGTATCAGATGGGGCTCAAAAGCGATGGCCGACGGGGGCTTGATGTTTTTCAGGCATCCATGAATCCCGCACACCCTCTCAGCCAGTTTGCCGTGGGTAGCCTGGATAGTCTTGCAGACCGACCGGACGCGAAGGTTCGTGATGATCTGCTGCAGTTTTACGACGATCACTACTCCGCCGACATCATGCGCCTGGTGATCCTCGGTCGCGAGCCCCTGGATGCCCTTGAGGATATGGCCGCAAAGATGTTCTCCGCCGTGCCTAACCGCGGCGTAGAGCTGGAGACCATCAAAGAGCCCCTGTTCGTTGATGCACAGCTGCCCATGCTCGTAAAAATCAAACCCCAGGGCACCCTGCGGCAACTCGAAGTCAATTTTCAGATCCCCGATTACCGGGGAAACTATACCGTCAAGCCCATGACCTATGTGTCGAACCTTATAGGGCATGAGGGCGAAGGCAGCTTGTTGTCGCTGCTCAAGCGCGAGGGTCTTGCCGATGCCCTGTCCTCAGGCACGGGGCTGAGTTGGCGCGGCGGTGAGCTCTTGTCCGTGACGATAAACCTGACGGAAAAGGGCGTTGAGGAGTACGAACGTGTCCTCCAAAACGTGTTTGCCTATCTGGACTTACTGCGCTCGGAGGAGCCCAGGGAGTGGCTGTATCAGGAGCAAGCGGCGGTGGCGGCCCTGGGGTTTCGCTTTCGGGAGCCCTCGGCGCCCATGGGCTATGTCAGTCGCCTGAGCAACGCCATGCATTACTACGACGATCCTGACGTGCTTCAAGGGCCCTATCTCATGAGCGATTTTGATGCCGCGATGATCAGCGATGCCCTGCAGTGGTTGATGCCGGATAAGGCGCAGGTGGTGCTTACCGCCCCGGAGGTCAGCACGGACCGCACCTCGCGTTTTTACGAGGTTCCCTACAGCAAGCTGGGACCCGAGGCCCTCATGCTGTCGCGCTGGGAGGGCAGTGATATCGAGGGATTGCATCTTCCCGAGCCCAATCCCTTCATTGCCGAGAATGTGGAGCTGGTTGCCCTGACAGACGACAACCCGCGCCTCCCGGACCTGCGTGTGGAGGAGCCGCGCAAGCGTCTCTGGTTCAAGCAAAGCGAAGATTTCCGGGTGCCCAAGGGAGCGATGTACGTCAGCTTCCGGTCACCCCTGGTGGCGGCCACCGCAGAGCAGAAAGCGGCTTCAGCCCTGTATACCCGCATGGTGAAGGACGCGGTTCGCGAATACACCTATCCGGCGCTCCTGGCAGGACTGGGTTTTAACTTTTATACCCATGGTCAAGGCATCAGCATGCGTGTGAGTGGGTACAACAACAAGCAGTTGGCCCTGTTGGAAGATCTTCTGGCGAAAATCGCTGATCAGACGTTTGATCCTGCGCGCTTTGAGCGTCTGCGTCGCGAACTGGTGCTGGGACTGCAGAACACCGTCGCACGTCGGCCCACTTCCCAGTTATTGGATGATCTGCGCCGGGCCCTGGGCAATGGGGCCTATGACGAGCAAGAGCTGATAGATGCCCTCGAGGCCATGGACGTGGAGGGTCTGGAAGCCTACCGCAAGGAGTTCTGGGCGTCGGTGAAGGCGGAGGGAATGCTCTACGGGAATTATGCGCCCCCTGAGGTACAGAAGATGTCGGAGGTTCTCGATGCCGTGCTCGGTGAGGGTGAGGGTGCACCGGCGCTAGCGCCCGAGGTCTTGCAGTTGGTCGAGGGCGAGCCGCTGGAATTGCACGCAGCAATTGAGCATGACGACGCTGTCGTTGCCTGGTACCTCCAGGGTGACGGTCAGGCCTGGCGCGACCGGGCCCTCGTTGCGCTCACGGGTCAGATTACCGAGTCCGGATTTTTTCAGCAGCTGCGCACGGAACAGCAGTTGGGCTATATCGTTTCGAGCTTTTACTGGCCCCAGCACGACGTGCCGGGCTTGATGCTCCTTGTGCAATCTCCCTCGCACTCCGCCGGCCACGTCGTGGGTGCCATGGAGCAGTTTCTGTCGGATACGCTCAGGGATATCACCGAGGAGCAGTTTCAGCGTCATAAGCAGGCACTGATCAATGCGACCCTGAAGCCCCAGGAGAATCTCGGCGAACGTGCTGAGTTTTACTGGCAGTCTATTGCGTCGCGGGAATGGTCATTCGACGCCCCTCAACAGATGGCGGCCGCCGTCGAGTCTCTAAGCTTTGATGAATGGCAGGAAGCCTATCGCGACCTCTTCCTGGAAAATCGACGATCCTTACTCGCTTTGAGCGTCGGGGCAAAGGCGGCGCCAGAGATCGAGGGCAATGCGGTCTTCGATAATCCGGAAGCCCTCAAAAAAGGCCGCGACCGGATTACCGTCGACTTGTCTCCGCTGTAGGCGCCGCTGCAGGAATCTGACTGCATAAGTCATCTACAGCAGTGCGCCGGGTTCGAGCCGCAGGTGAGGCCTGACGGTGCGCTAGTGGCTCAACCCATGGGATGAAGCGAGAGCTTTTAAGTCCACGGGTTTAGCCAGAGATCGGGGTTTCCTCACAACGCTAACGCGAGACAATGGGTTCTTTATTAGAACTAAGTGGCGAGATTCGTGCACTTGTGATCAAAATTTAGACACCGTATGATGACGCCCATCGGGCTCGGGGCTGTCATTACGCCCGAGTAAATTCTAATAAAGAACTAACTGGCGTTCTGATGTGACTGCGCTTATCAGCAGTCTCTGGCCAGCGCGGACGGGAACTCTTCAATGATCGACGACAACGACCCCACAGAAACCCGGGAATGGCTGGACTCCCTCGATAGCGTAGTGCGCGAGAGCGGCGATAGCCGTGCCCGGTACCTGATGATGCAATTGGCCAAGCGCGCCGTTGATACCGGCGTGCCGCTTCCTCCGTCGATCACCACGCCGTTTAGAAATACCATCAGCCCTGAAGACGAAAAGCCCATGCCGGGTGATTTGTTCATGGAGCGCCGCATTCGCTCCCTTGTTCGCTGGAATGCGCTCGCGATGGTCATGCGAGCTAATGACAATGATGATGGCCTTGGCGGTCACATCAGCAGTTTTTCCTCCTCAGCCACTCTCTATGACGTCGGCTGTAACTACTTTTTCCGCGGCACCGAGGATGGCCATCCCGGTGATCTGGTGTTCTATCAGGGGCATAGCGCACCCGGTATGTATGCCCGCTCCTATCTCGAGGGGCGTCTCAGTGAGGAGCAACTGGACAACTTCCGCCGCGAAGTCGATGGCAAGGGTCTGTCCTCCTATCCCCACCCCTGGTTGATGCCCGACTACTGGCAGTTCCCCACGGTATCCATGGGCCTGGGACCTATTCAGGCGATTTATCAGGCCCGGGTGATGAAGTATCAGAGTGACCGGGGGCTTCTGGATCAAAAGGATCGAAACGTCTGGTGCTTCATGGGCGACGGAGAGTGTGACGAGCCGGAATCCCTGGGGGCAATTTCGCTGGCGGGTCGCGAGCGGCTCGGCAACCTCATTTTTGTTGTGAACTGTAATCTCCAGCGTCTCGACGGCCCGGTGCGGGGTAACGGCAAAATCATTCAGGAGCTTGAGGGCGTTTTCCGGGGCGCCGGCTGGGATTGTCTGAAGGTCATCTGGGGGCGTAAGTGGGATCCCCTGCTGGAGCGTGATGAGTCCGGCATGTTGCAAAAGCGCATGGACGAGGTCTGCGACGGCGAGCTGCAAAACTACAAATACAATGGTGGGGCTTACACCCGGGAGCACTTTTTTGGCAAATACCCTGAGTCCCTGGAGCTGGTAAAGGATCTCTCTGATGACGATATCATGTACCTGAACCGGGGTGGTCACGATCCTTACAAAGTGTATGCGGCCTATGCCCAGGCGGCGGGGCAGTTTGAGCGGCCCACAGTGATTCTCGCCATGACGGTAAAAGGTTACGGCACCGGCGAGGCGGGGGAGGCGAGCAACGAAACACACTCTCTTAAAAAGCTGGATATGGAGGCGCTTAAATCCTTCCGCGACCGCTTTGCTATTCCCATTGATGATGACGATCTGGCATCGGTTCCCTACTACAAGCCCGATGAGAACAGTCCGGAAATGCGCTACATGCGTGAGCGTCGCCGGGAGCTCGGTGGCTGTGTGCCCGCGCGTCGTAGCGAGGCCCAGGTACTGCCGGTTCCGGGGCTGGATGCATTTTCTTCCCAGACCAAAAGCAGCGGCGATCGTCAGGTATCTACCACCATGGCCTTTGTGCGCATGTTATCGACCCTCGCCAAGGATAAGGCGATTGGTCATCGCGTTGTCCCCATCGTGCCCGATGAGGCGCGAACCTTTGGT from Congregibacter litoralis KT71 includes these protein-coding regions:
- the nadA gene encoding quinolinate synthase NadA, which translates into the protein MTIASDRLQAIREQVQHHLDKDAAKQLSPDEQRVLVARIKEQLAAHNAVIVAHYYTAPEIQALAEETGGCVSDSLEMARFGHDHPAETLIVAGVRFMGETAKILTPDKRVLMPTLEATCSLDLGCPADEFSAFCDQYPDRQVVVYANTSAAVKARADWVVTSSIALDVAEHLSAKGEKILWAPDKHLGGYVRRETGADVVMWDGACIVHEEFKARALVDLKRVYPDAAVLVHPESPQSVVELADRVGSTTQIINAAKEMDNQQFIVATDQGIFYKLQQEAPDKQFIIAPTAGNGATCRSCANCPWMAMNELESLASVFDRQDNEIFVDAALGERAMVPLRRMLEFSASRAASRR
- a CDS encoding AI-2E family transporter is translated as MLEILQKWYERYLFEEESVLLLVLILLSLVLLATIGDILAPLLASIVLAYLVQGVVNLLCRLGLPPWLGFFIAFTAFMGAFFAVLLGLLPLVWRQSIGLITEIPRMIDQGRDLLEVLPGRYPDVFSQTQIDQLLAGVQGEIAGLGQKVVTVTLARIPGFMTLLVYVVLVPIIVFFLLKDRTQITRWVTSFLPERRPLLSRIWAEMNVQFSNYARGKMVEIIIVGAASYVSFTGLGLRYAALLGLLVGLSVIIPYIGAFLITVPVAAVALFQWGLTPEFYWVLAVYLVIQILDGNVLVPLLFSEAVNLHPVAIIVAVLFFGGIWGLWGVFFAIPLATLIKAVINAWPKRETVTATQSLSDSAE
- a CDS encoding M48 family metalloprotease, encoding MLMIATKPVRSLLAPRFWNRLLITLMSVLLLCVTTPSQAQRTEKLKIPNLGESSTSLFSAEYEYQLGRAWLRVFRSQAATVNDPLLFSYLEDLIFKLAAESELEDRRLELVVVDNPAINAFAVPGGVIGIHNGLLLHAQTEDELATVIAHEIAHLSQRHFSRRVEFAKTQQPLTLAAMLAGFVLMATAGGDAGMAALAAAQAAAQDSALRYSRSNEAEADRVAMQTIVNAGMDPHAASSMFDRMMQASRYATGSRIPEFLRTHPLSENRIADTRNRARQYPKQIRPAKLDYQLMRARVLNQLSDTPEEAAAKFRKELDGSPRSTAAARYGLVLALTDAGRGDEAALELDSLWAAEPDRLEYVIADARIDMAKNEPHRAAKKLADRLKLNPHNHALTMTYAEALMQDQQAHVAEEVLLEQSKRKGNDPYLWYLLAEVQGLSGNIIGLHQARAEYFILNGILDQAEKQLRYALDLVRNDYTTSAKINQRINDVTEMKAMLES
- a CDS encoding GGDEF domain-containing response regulator, producing MSNEVSQPGQRATILVADDDMNVRLLSRQCLESEGMIVIEAADGHEALEAFVRERPDLVFLDVEMPGMTGLEVCQRIRAMPQGESVPIMIVTGSDDRQSIDDGFEAGATQYKTKPVNWSLLGRDVQYMLRASNAFNSLKRQEDRLRYLAYFDPLTSLPNRRSFNEQLNRILSAPSV
- a CDS encoding insulinase family protein; amino-acid sequence: MQIRITARRAVQASLYALFGLLVACANPDMASPSAKKPAPDAPVQSPNDRFAYRLITLDNGLKILLISNPDTPKAAASLDVQVGSGDNPDGRGGLAHFLEHMLFLGTEKYPDAAEYVQFVTEHGGSRNAYTSFEHTNYFFDIDADHLPGALDRFAQFFISPSFDTAYVDRERNAVQAEYQMGLKSDGRRGLDVFQASMNPAHPLSQFAVGSLDSLADRPDAKVRDDLLQFYDDHYSADIMRLVILGREPLDALEDMAAKMFSAVPNRGVELETIKEPLFVDAQLPMLVKIKPQGTLRQLEVNFQIPDYRGNYTVKPMTYVSNLIGHEGEGSLLSLLKREGLADALSSGTGLSWRGGELLSVTINLTEKGVEEYERVLQNVFAYLDLLRSEEPREWLYQEQAAVAALGFRFREPSAPMGYVSRLSNAMHYYDDPDVLQGPYLMSDFDAAMISDALQWLMPDKAQVVLTAPEVSTDRTSRFYEVPYSKLGPEALMLSRWEGSDIEGLHLPEPNPFIAENVELVALTDDNPRLPDLRVEEPRKRLWFKQSEDFRVPKGAMYVSFRSPLVAATAEQKAASALYTRMVKDAVREYTYPALLAGLGFNFYTHGQGISMRVSGYNNKQLALLEDLLAKIADQTFDPARFERLRRELVLGLQNTVARRPTSQLLDDLRRALGNGAYDEQELIDALEAMDVEGLEAYRKEFWASVKAEGMLYGNYAPPEVQKMSEVLDAVLGEGEGAPALAPEVLQLVEGEPLELHAAIEHDDAVVAWYLQGDGQAWRDRALVALTGQITESGFFQQLRTEQQLGYIVSSFYWPQHDVPGLMLLVQSPSHSAGHVVGAMEQFLSDTLRDITEEQFQRHKQALINATLKPQENLGERAEFYWQSIASREWSFDAPQQMAAAVESLSFDEWQEAYRDLFLENRRSLLALSVGAKAAPEIEGNAVFDNPEALKKGRDRITVDLSPL
- the aceE gene encoding pyruvate dehydrogenase (acetyl-transferring), homodimeric type — translated: MIDDNDPTETREWLDSLDSVVRESGDSRARYLMMQLAKRAVDTGVPLPPSITTPFRNTISPEDEKPMPGDLFMERRIRSLVRWNALAMVMRANDNDDGLGGHISSFSSSATLYDVGCNYFFRGTEDGHPGDLVFYQGHSAPGMYARSYLEGRLSEEQLDNFRREVDGKGLSSYPHPWLMPDYWQFPTVSMGLGPIQAIYQARVMKYQSDRGLLDQKDRNVWCFMGDGECDEPESLGAISLAGRERLGNLIFVVNCNLQRLDGPVRGNGKIIQELEGVFRGAGWDCLKVIWGRKWDPLLERDESGMLQKRMDEVCDGELQNYKYNGGAYTREHFFGKYPESLELVKDLSDDDIMYLNRGGHDPYKVYAAYAQAAGQFERPTVILAMTVKGYGTGEAGEASNETHSLKKLDMEALKSFRDRFAIPIDDDDLASVPYYKPDENSPEMRYMRERRRELGGCVPARRSEAQVLPVPGLDAFSSQTKSSGDRQVSTTMAFVRMLSTLAKDKAIGHRVVPIVPDEARTFGMEGMFRQLGIYSSVGQRYTPHDADQIMFYKEDIKGQILEEGINEAGAGSAWLAAATSYSTSNYPMVPFYIFYSMFGFQRIGDLLWAAGDSQARGFLIGATSGRTTLNGEGLQHQDGHSHLLAATIPNCVSYDPTYAYELAVIIQDGMRRMYSERENRFYYITTMNENYPQPAMPDGVEAGIVRGMYRLKSADGDAPRLRLCGAGSILREVEAAAEILRSDYGVDAEVWSLPSINELQRDSKQVDRWNMLHPGEAPRTAFFTEQLQGSDAPVVIATDYMKSFAEQLRAACPAPLYVLGTDGFGRSDTRARLRHFFEVSREFVVLASLSALAARGEFSAEDVAAARDALGIDPNKVDPTTI
- a CDS encoding sulfurtransferase TusA family protein, with product MATLSSEQASHGGIGHDADARVDARGLRCPMPLLMAKRGLNALEVGQTLHLLSTDAGSRRDFEVFARQSGHEIVQTLDVDDEFHFVLRKS